The genomic interval TAATTTCGAaattcattcacttccatttatTCAACTTCATCCACTTGAACCTCTTACCAAAATTATATAGTATGAGTTATGCACTATGCAGCAACTGCCCTTAATCAAAATTTGATAAATTTGATATAGTCATCGTGCTTAGGTTAGTCCATTCATATCTTCAGCTTCTCAAGACTAGTTTAGGTCTTGAATAcagtgaacaaaaaaaaaaaaaaacttcacgaTCATCAGCCCATGTATCTTTTTTTTAAAGGACCTGGGGTTTCATCGCCCGTTGGATCAATGGAACATAAGCTTGTCATGGAAATAGCCTCTTTCCTGCACAAAGATAAGGATGTGTTTGCTGGTGTTGTACAATCCGGTATTGGTGGGAGTCTCATGCAATGAGATTTCCGTTTTTAGAATTCTCATGATGTATGAATTCAACTCCAAAACAGTTTTTTCAGTTTATATCATGTGGCACTTCCATTATGAAAATGATGTCAGACATAGTGAAATTGCAACTGGTCAGATCTTAGGAGATAAATTCTTACCTTTGACCTCCTTTGTCTTTAGTGTTTGCCATGTAGCAAATAAACATCTTTATTAAGCTAGATTGTTTTGTATTCTAATTAAGAATGTTATTTACACTAAATTTTGATGTTGTGGACCTCCAGAATACATGGATTTCAAATTTAGTGAAAatagttttttatatttttcttcccTTTTGTTTGGTTATCATAGATTgctaaatttttatttgaatcTATAAGATTTCCAGACTTTATtatgaatttttatttttgatagttTTATAAGTCATTTGGTGCTTTATGCAGAAATTTCAGTTGGACCACAAGGTGTAACATGTGATAGCATTCGGAGAGCTTTCCTAGCAACAGAGGAAAAATTTATTGAATTGGTTGGCCAACTATGGAGCTCTAGGCCAGACATTGCAACTACAGGATCATGTTGCCTTGTCGGTGTTGTTTGTCAGAGAACTCTCTATGTGGCAAATCTTGGTGATTCTCGAGTTGTTCTTGGTAGAAAAGTTGGTAATACTGGTGAGATTGCTGCGATAGCTTTGTCAACTGAGCACAATGCTAATATGGAGGCTGTAAGACAGGAGCTTAGGTCCCAGCATCCAAATGATCCAAATATTGTTGTCCTTAAACATGGAGTTTGGAGAGTTAAAGGCATCATACAGGTAATATCTTTGAACATTTCCAAACTTAtttttgattactgtttattttgGTAATACTTGTATCCAGCTTTGGTTGTTTGAATCCTCTTTGTAAGTTATTCCATAGTTTGATTTCATGTAACCCACCTAAAACATTTTGTGGTAGttgaattttctagaaatttCTTAATGGAACTTTATGTGTTTTAGTTtatattgttttctttttcttagcaATGTGTCCAGATTAGGGAATCAAACTCTAGCTACTATTTATCATTAGAGAGAATTATGAACTATACAATTACTTTTTCTATcctatgaaaaattttaaaaacttatcttttcATTGTGCAACTAATGGAATCTCACTATATATATAAGAGTTCTTTGTGTGGTGTAAGTGCGCAAGAAGAAATATTTTAGCATACTTCTCttatctcctctctctctctcttatgcCTCTTTCGAATTTCTATCAATTACTTGGTTTTTGCCAACTATATGTTCATCATTTATATTTCTTGTAGTTTTATCATGATGCGGCTTATCGACTACTTTCTTTATGCCACAATGAGTAGTGTAATCAGCTTACTCGGAGCATCCATGAATCATTTACCAATTGATTGTTTCAAGCAGTGTAATCAGTCACTTTAGTCACAGAACCATGAATCATTTACTAATTGAtggttttttttctttgtttagtTTCATTATACACTGACATGTGGTATTATTACCACTGTGCCAAAAATATCTGAAGGTAATAAATAATCACTCTTAATTATTTTCACGGGGAAAGGATAATACTTTCCTATCAATAGActgtttttttgttaaatttatgctACACAAACACTTTTTTGATCTGTGAAGTGTACTTTATTGTTAATAATGTATGATCAATTGCAGGTTTCTAGATCCATAGGCGATGCATATATGAAGCATATGCAGTATAACAGAGAGCCAATCAGTTCAAAGTTCAGAATAGCTGAACCGACAAACATGCCTATCTTAACTGCTAATCCATCTGTTACCTCTCATCATCTTCAACCAAGTGACTCTTTCCTCATATTTGCTTCGGATGGGTTATGGGAACACCTAAATGACCAACAGGCAGTTGAGATTGTTTACAATCATCCTCGTTCAGTAAGCATTTCCACTTCTCTATTGTCTCCATAGTCATGCTATTTGCCATTTGTTTCCTTGTACGTTTTCTCTGGAGAGAACAATTTTGCAATTTTTTTTCAGTATAACTAGTAGTGAATTAGTTACTGAACATAATTTTTAATTCTTAGATATACCTACATATAAGTATTCCTAATTTGGATTATATGAAGCATATGCAGTATAACAGAGAGCCAATCAGTTCAAAGTTCAGAATAGCTGAACCGACAAACATGCCTATCTTAACTGCTAATCCATCTGTTACCTCTCATCATCTTCAAGCAAGTGACTCTTTCCTCATATTTGCTTCGGATGGGTTATGGGAACACCTAAATGACCAACAGGCAGTTGAGATTGTTTACAATCATCCTCGTTCAGTAAGCATTTCCACTTCTCTATTGTCTCCATAGTCATGCTATTTGCCATTTGTTTCCTTGTACGTTTTCTCTGGAGAGAACAATTTTGCAATTTTTTTTCAGTATAACTAGTAATGAATTAGTTACTGAACATAATTTTTAATTCTTAGATATACCTACATATAAGTATTCCTAATTTGGATGCGTTGATCCTTGCGATTCGATGAGATGAATGATTATGAGTGTGAGCCGGCACCCTTCTACCGCATCAAAACATGGGATTCTTGTGGAGCAGCACCAATAAATAACCAGACTACTATCAGAGGTGTTCATCAGCGATGATCCAAGTGGGGGAGTGTCATGGAAGGTCCAACTCTGGATGACTGGAATTTTATTATTTCTGACATATACATACTCTGTCAGACAGTATCAGTCCCATTAACAACATATTTTCTTCTGTAACCCAAACCGACCATTTCAATTTACTATATACATATCTATGAGTGAAGGTTTGATGGTTCCATTTAATATAGTTAACGCTCATTGCATAATGGTTTGTTCTCTCTCGAAGGAGTACAGGTTTTGCTCCTTCCAAATCTGGTTAACTGTGCCATGACATCCAAGGCAGTTTTACATGCATTTTCTCTCTTCCTAGCAAATAAACTCTAGTTTtatgttatttaaatttaaatagggATGTGTATTGCCAAAAGTGTTTAATCTTTTTCTGTGCATACAGATTCTTTACTTTGGAGGTTATAAATTGTCTCTAGTAAAATAGCTCTTCCACTCTAGCAAATGGCCGTACATCTTAGGTTTCATTACAATGCTCAAAGTCAGTTAACAAACTTTGTAGGCGATTGTTAAAAACTTTTCTGGTGGCTTAGGCGTTCGGTTAACACTATCAATCATATGCCCCATACTCCTATATTGTTTTCTTTTCAAGATTCAGCATAAACAGTGGAGATGCATTGTGGTCCTTATTTATTTTATCGAAATGTGAGAACTCTATAGTTTTACATTGACTCTTTAAAACATTATTCTTAGCTCCTCTAGTCCTAAGAAATACATGAATTTGCAAAACCTTAAGCATTGCAACTTTTCCTATCACAGGGAAGTGCAAGAAGGCTCATCAAAGCTGCTCTCCATGAAGCAGCTAGAAAACGAGAGATGCGATATTCAGACCTGAAAAGGATTGACAAGAAGGTCCGCCGACATTTTCATGATGACATAACTGTGATCATTATTTTCCTTGATCACGATCCTACAGTCAAATCCGCACAAGGGCCTCATTTATCAGTTAGAAGTGCTTTGGATCACTGATCTGTTAACACTGCCATGGAACAAGGTTGCTTGATGTAAAGACTACATGTAGCTGAGACTGCTATATAAGATGAGGAGATCAATCTGGAAACTTATGTGTAGGGAGGTTTCGATTACCACACAAAGGATGTTTCCCCCacttttttttggaaaaaaaatgtttatgttatgttctaaATTATTGTGCTGTCAGCTATGTAATTTATCAAAGGAGATAGCCAATGGTAATAAATATGTTCTCAATGTTCTAAAAATTAAAGTGAAGTGCTTTCACGATTTTCTTCCCTTGAATTGGAATGGTGTTAAGTTAGGAGCCTCGGACCTTTGTGCTTTAATTCTTCatcaataagttttttttttctttttaatattttcatttcttatagATTTTCATTGTTTGTGCATATTTTATTACCATTTTTAAgaaagaaaaatcattttgattttttttttaaaacgaaaTTAAAGTGAAagtaaatgcaaaaaaaaaaaatccattttattccctttatttttccttttggcTTTTTTTTGAAAACAAAAATGTTATCACGTCCTCCTTCCATTCCAATCCATGTCGTTCATCCGTCCGTCCACGTGTCCATAGTCAGCAGTAAGGCAATAACTATTAACTATTTCTCTTCGAAATCGGATGTCGAAACCCTTCCGATCGCGAAGAAGGGGAGCAGCTATTTCGACCGCTGCCTTGCCCGACGAGGAGTAGGAGGACGGCCTACGTGACGGTGTATGCAATTGTCGTCTTTCCCCTTTGCTGCCTCGTAGGTGACCAA from Zingiber officinale cultivar Zhangliang chromosome 6B, Zo_v1.1, whole genome shotgun sequence carries:
- the LOC121988653 gene encoding probable protein phosphatase 2C 42 isoform X1, with translation MLRPSMRLLSSLLRPFAGKGKGAGGSDGAAGREGQEGLLWYRDHGPCSAGEFSMAVVQANQILEDQSQIESGPFGTFVGIYDGHGGPDAARFVCDNLFSHFREISVGPQGVTCDSIRRAFLATEEKFIELVGQLWSSRPDIATTGSCCLVGVVCQRTLYVANLGDSRVVLGRKVGNTGEIAAIALSTEHNANMEAVRQELRSQHPNDPNIVVLKHGVWRVKGIIQVSRSIGDAYMKHMQYNREPISSKFRIAEPTNMPILTANPSVTSHHLQPSDSFLIFASDGLWEHLNDQQAVEIVYNHPRSGSARRLIKAALHEAARKREMRYSDLKRIDKKVRRHFHDDITVIIIFLDHDPTVKSAQGPHLSVRSALDH
- the LOC121988653 gene encoding probable protein phosphatase 2C 42 isoform X2, giving the protein MLRPSMRLLSSLLRPFAGKGKGAGGSDGAAGREGQEGLLWYRDHGPCSAGEFSMAVVQANQILEDQSQIESGPFGTFVGIYDGHGGPDAARFVCDNLFSHFREISVGPQGVTCDSIRRAFLATEEKFIELVGQLWSSRPDIATTGSCCLVGVVCQRTLYVANLGDSRVVLGRKVGNTGEIAAIALSTEHNANMEAVRQELRSQHPNDPNIVVLKHGVWRVKGIIQVSRSIGDAYMKHMQYNREPISSKFRIAEPTNMPILTANPSVTSHHLQASDSFLIFASDGLWEHLNDQQAVEIVYNHPRSGSARRLIKAALHEAARKREMRYSDLKRIDKKVRRHFHDDITVIIIFLDHDPTVKSAQGPHLSVRSALDH